A segment of the Caldalkalibacillus thermarum genome:
ACAAGCTGGAATCCCAGCCCGACTTGAGCCTTGTGACTGTCAAACAAACCCAGCTTATCCCAGTTCTTTCCTGGATCAGGCGGAACATTAATGCTGATAAGCCTGTTGTGTTTATCATGAATGGCCTGGGCCATCCCGATCACATCCGGAAGGCGCTTCCACACCACCGTGTGTTTTACGGGGTGACACAGTGTGGTGCAACCAGGATTGGAGATACAAAAGCAGAGGTGCGGGGAACAGGGGTGACCGCTGTAGGGTCTCTGGCTGGCGGTACAGTGGACAGTGCTCCTTCCTTTTCCCGGTGGAGGGAGGATATAGCACCTTATCTTGATGTGTGCTGGACCAACCGTATAGAGCAGACCATGTGGAAGAAAGCAGTGATTAATGCGTGTATTAATCCCTTAACGGCTTTATTCCAGGTTCCTAATGGGAAGTTGGCTGACTTTCCGGCTCTGACCCAGTTAATGAAGCAGTTGTATGACGAACTGCAGCCGCTTATCCAAGCGGTCTGGGGCAAGGAGACCCCTTCCATTTTAGAAGAGGGGAGGTTATGGGAAGAGATTATAGGAGTCTGCCACCGAACAGCTGACAATCATTCCTCTACGTGGCAAGACATCCGCCATGGCCGGCGGACAGAAATCGAAGCTTTGAACGGCTATTTTGTCAAAAAAGCGGCTCAATATCACATCGATTTACCTGCTCACCGTTTTGTCCGGCAAGCCATTCTCGCTTTGGAAGAAATGAACAATGATGATGAAAGGTGAACACTCGATGGAATTGAAAATAAAGGAATATGACCTGCCACAGATTAATACCTTTGCTACAGACTATGTCAATCAACAGGTGCAAGCACTGCAATTTTTCCACTATGACCCTTTTGACAAAGACAGTTATAAGCGCCGCTGGCGGGAGCTTCGCGAACGAACCTTTGCTCGCGGGCCTTTGGCTGAGGTGATCCGTGCCCAAATGGCGCGCTGGACACTTTCGCCTGCTCAAGAAGAACAGCTTCAACGTTTGCAGCAAGAGGAAAGTGTAGTCGTGCTCGGTGGGCAGCAAGCCGGGCTGTTGACAGGCCCGATGTATACGCTCTATAAAGCGGTGACCATATTAAAAGTGGCCCGAACCCAAGAAGAGCAATTAGGGGTCCCTGTGGTCCCGGTTTTCTGGATTGCAGGGGAAGATCATGACTTTCAGGAAATTAACCATGTTTTTGTGCCCAAGGCAAAGGGGGCTGGCATGGAGAAGCTGTCCTTGTCTGATCCACATGGGCAGGTGAGACAGTCTATTGACCACCGTCCCTTCCCCCGCCGCGAGATTTTGTCCTGGCTGGAAAATGTATTTGAGCAATGGCCCCAAACCGAGTTTACTGAAGAGGTCCGTCAGTTGGTCTTGGACACATTACATAAAGCGGACACTTACACCGCTTTTTTTGCGGGACTGATGCACCAGCTGTTTACACAGTACGGGCTGTTGCTGGTTAATTCTGCGGATCCGGCTTTGCGCCGGCTTGAATCTTCCGTGTTTGAGACGATTTTGACTCATTATGATCTGATTGACGGCCATGTGCGCCAGCAGATAAAGCGTATGGAAGAGCAGGGCTACACACCGCAGATCACCTTGGGTGAACATCCGGCTCTCTTGTTTATTTACGAGAATAAAGAACGTCTCTTGCTGGAGAAGAAGGGAGCCCAATTCCAGACTAAAAATGGCCAATCTGTTTATTCCGAGGCAGAGTTATTGGACTTGGCGAAAAATGAACCGTGGCAGTTTAGCAACAATGTCATTACCCGGCCCTTCATGCAGGAGTCGTTGTTTCCCACCTTGACCTTTGTGGCCGGACCGGGTGAGATTGCCTATTGGGCTTTGTATGGAACCTACTTTGAAGCGTTTAATATGAGGTTGCCTGTGATTATGCCCCGTTTAAATCTGACCCTGGTTGAGCCCAACATTTGTCATCTTCTCGAAAAGCACAATATTGACATACAAACGGTATTCGGATCATTTGAGGCGTTCCGGGAACAGTGGTTAGCTGAACAGGATGAACTTGGCCTGGAACAAAGCTTTTCGCAAGTTAAACAAGAGGTGGTGCGCCTGTACCAACCTTTACTTGAAAAAGTATGCCGGATCAATAAAGGAATGGAACAGCTCGGGCGCAAAAATCTTGACAAAGTGCTGGAACAGGTTGATTATTTTCACAAACGGGCCATGGCTGCCTTTAAAACCCAGCATGAGGCTGCGATCAGGCATTTTGACAAAGTGGAGCAGGCCCTGTATCCAGAGGGACGTTTGCAAGAGCGTGTTTATTATCCTTTTCATTTCTTCAATAAGCATGGGTTTCAGTTGTTGGAAGTATTGATGCAGCAATCATTTTGCTTTAACGGAAAACATAAGTTAGTATATTTACATGTGGAGTAAAGCTTTCAAATCCAGTGGTTCAAGAAAGGAG
Coding sequences within it:
- the bshC gene encoding bacillithiol biosynthesis cysteine-adding enzyme BshC encodes the protein MELKIKEYDLPQINTFATDYVNQQVQALQFFHYDPFDKDSYKRRWRELRERTFARGPLAEVIRAQMARWTLSPAQEEQLQRLQQEESVVVLGGQQAGLLTGPMYTLYKAVTILKVARTQEEQLGVPVVPVFWIAGEDHDFQEINHVFVPKAKGAGMEKLSLSDPHGQVRQSIDHRPFPRREILSWLENVFEQWPQTEFTEEVRQLVLDTLHKADTYTAFFAGLMHQLFTQYGLLLVNSADPALRRLESSVFETILTHYDLIDGHVRQQIKRMEEQGYTPQITLGEHPALLFIYENKERLLLEKKGAQFQTKNGQSVYSEAELLDLAKNEPWQFSNNVITRPFMQESLFPTLTFVAGPGEIAYWALYGTYFEAFNMRLPVIMPRLNLTLVEPNICHLLEKHNIDIQTVFGSFEAFREQWLAEQDELGLEQSFSQVKQEVVRLYQPLLEKVCRINKGMEQLGRKNLDKVLEQVDYFHKRAMAAFKTQHEAAIRHFDKVEQALYPEGRLQERVYYPFHFFNKHGFQLLEVLMQQSFCFNGKHKLVYLHVE
- a CDS encoding ketopantoate reductase family protein; the encoded protein is MLVIGAGAMGILFAGYTWLAGHRHLTVLTRRLAQARAINDSGLHLKLPGEKLLHLKPQAIAAEEDDKLESQPDLSLVTVKQTQLIPVLSWIRRNINADKPVVFIMNGLGHPDHIRKALPHHRVFYGVTQCGATRIGDTKAEVRGTGVTAVGSLAGGTVDSAPSFSRWREDIAPYLDVCWTNRIEQTMWKKAVINACINPLTALFQVPNGKLADFPALTQLMKQLYDELQPLIQAVWGKETPSILEEGRLWEEIIGVCHRTADNHSSTWQDIRHGRRTEIEALNGYFVKKAAQYHIDLPAHRFVRQAILALEEMNNDDER